A segment of the Neisseria chenwenguii genome:
GGCGGAACGCGCCGCTTTCGACGAGGGCTTCGAGGTTTTTGTGAGTGGCGCAAACGATGCGCACGTCCACAAAGGTTTCGCGCGCGTCGCCGATGCGGCGCACGGCTTTTTCCTGAATGGCGCGCAGGAGTTTGACCTGCATGGACAGGGGCAGGTCGGCCACTTCGTCGAGGAAGAGAGTGCCGCCGTCGGCGTGTTGGAAAAAGCCCAGGCGGTCTTGGTCGGCGCCGGTAAAGCTGCCTTTTTTGTAACCGAAAAACTCGCTTTCCATCAGGTTTTCGGGAATGGCGCCGCAGTTGACGGCGATAAAGGGTTTGTCGGCGCGCTCGGAAAGCTCGTGAATGGTGCGCGCGGCCTGTTCTTTACCGGTACCCGATTCGCCGGCGATGTAAACGGGTACGCCGCTTTTGGCCAAACGGCGGATCAGGTGGCGCACTTCGATCATCTGCGGCGACATGCCCAAGAGGCGCGGCATATCGGCTTCGCCGCCGAGTTGCGGCGCGTCTTCCATGTCGGTGCCGATGCTGTTGCCGGTGTTGAAACGCTCTTTCAGCGATTTCAAACCCTCGGGAACACCGTTGCCGGCGTTGATGTTGCGCTGCTGTTTTTGGGCAGGCAGCGGTTGGCGGGCGGGAGGGGTTTGCAGGTTTTTACGGTAAGGCTCGGCTGCCGTGGAAACATTTTTCTGCGGTTCGGGCGGTACGGAGGGTGCGTCGGAAACGGTAACGGCGGATTTGACCAGCGAACGCAGTTGCGAAAGGGTAATCGGTTTTTGCAGATAATCGAATGCGCCGGCTTTCAGCGCCTCGACAGCCTGGTCGGCGTTGCCGAATGCGGTAATGACGGCGACGGGAGTGTCTAGCATGAGTTCGTCGATGTATTGCACGACTTCTAAGCCCGAGCCGTCGGGCATACGCATATCGGTGAGCACCAATGAATAGTCGTTGTCGTCGAGCTTGTTTTTGGCTTCTTCGACGCCGGCGGCGGTTTCGACGCGCAGACCCATTTTCATCAGAGTCATTTCCATGAGGTCGCGGATGTCGGCTTCGTCGTCCACAACCAATACGGGATCTTGCAGCTTACTCATCGGCAGCCTCTCTCGGTAAAATCAGTTCGAATCCGTTCATTTCGGGGTGGTAGTGCAGTTGGCCGAGGTTGGCGTACGCCAGCTCGCGGGCGACGTACAGCCCCAAGCCCGTGCCTTGTTTTTCGGTGGTGTAAAACGGCTCGAACAAGTGGTTGCGCATTTCGGGCGAAACGCCTTTGCCGTTGTCGGCGACGACGATGGAAATGTGCATCCGTCCGCTCGGGCGGATTAATACGGTAATGGCGTTTTCGTCTTTGCGGCTGTGGCGCCAGGCGTTGTTGCAGAGATTCCACATGATTTGCTGGACGTGCATATGGTCGGCGAGTACGGTCAGGTTGTTGCCTTCCATATTCATGCGCAGGCAGCCGATGGCATCGGAGTTGTTGAGGGTGAATTCCTGTTTGAACGCCAGCCAGAATTTCATCAGATTAATCGGTTCGCGGCTGATATTGTCGCGCTTGTTGAGCAGGGAAACGTCCTCCAGCATTTTGTCGATGCGCTGGATATTACTGTCGATAATGCCGTAGAGCTTGGCTTTGACAGGATCCTGCTCTTCATTTTCCTGCAAGAGGTCGCTGGCGTGGCGGATGGCCGACATCGGGTTGCGGATTTCGTGGGCGAGGTTGGCGGTCAGCTGGCCGAGTGAAGTCAGCTTGGTGGACATGGCTTCGGCGGCCACTTCGCGCAGCGAGCGGACATACAGCATCAATAGTTCGGTCTGCTCCTGAATCAGCGGAACGGCACGGACGTGCATGGCGTGTTGGAAGATGTGGATGTCGGTTTCAAAGGCTTTGTCGGGCTGGTACTGCCAGCGGCTGACCAGTTCGCCGAATACCAGCTCCTGCTGATCGACGGCCAGGCCGGGGAAATAGGCTTTGGCCTGTTTGTTGAACAGCCAAACGCGCTGGCTCGCATCGATGACGATAACGGCTTCCTGAACGCGGTTGAGCACCAAACGGTTCAGGCCGCTGATGCGGCGGTAGGCGAGCTGGTGTTTGCTGGCCGATTCGCTGGCCTGTTCCAGATATTTGGCGGCAAACGCCGTCAGAATGGCAACGAGATAACACGCACCCGCCAGCAGAATGGCGGTGATGACGTTTTGCGTGTTCCAAGAAAGGGGATTG
Coding sequences within it:
- a CDS encoding sigma-54-dependent transcriptional regulator, with product MSKLQDPVLVVDDEADIRDLMEMTLMKMGLRVETAAGVEEAKNKLDDNDYSLVLTDMRMPDGSGLEVVQYIDELMLDTPVAVITAFGNADQAVEALKAGAFDYLQKPITLSQLRSLVKSAVTVSDAPSVPPEPQKNVSTAAEPYRKNLQTPPARQPLPAQKQQRNINAGNGVPEGLKSLKERFNTGNSIGTDMEDAPQLGGEADMPRLLGMSPQMIEVRHLIRRLAKSGVPVYIAGESGTGKEQAARTIHELSERADKPFIAVNCGAIPENLMESEFFGYKKGSFTGADQDRLGFFQHADGGTLFLDEVADLPLSMQVKLLRAIQEKAVRRIGDARETFVDVRIVCATHKNLEALVESGAFRQDLYYRLNVVSLHMPPLREMREDLGALILYLLYRHRHGNRTYKLSPKAQEALLHYSYPGNFRELENILERAVALTVGSIIQLDDLQIQQNTNNAVAQPVAAAVEEALSALEETPLLPVGAPLQPFDPRTMQIQEYLDQVERGIIEMALEQTRYNRTQAAKLLGISFRSMRYRMERLDIN
- a CDS encoding ATP-binding protein → MTKISSQELDNLSERIPGLTNIARIAIVMSLLVFQTVSAYGGASEKAAFPMIEFYSWAAVYSILIMLSVFRPDWQWQSLELPNASAVVDISMMMILVYLAGGLGSGFGILVLPFVATSCLLSYGHYPLLYAGYASMLYVINLVLDGSIRFNPLSWNTQNVITAILLAGACYLVAILTAFAAKYLEQASESASKHQLAYRRISGLNRLVLNRVQEAVIVIDASQRVWLFNKQAKAYFPGLAVDQQELVFGELVSRWQYQPDKAFETDIHIFQHAMHVRAVPLIQEQTELLMLYVRSLREVAAEAMSTKLTSLGQLTANLAHEIRNPMSAIRHASDLLQENEEQDPVKAKLYGIIDSNIQRIDKMLEDVSLLNKRDNISREPINLMKFWLAFKQEFTLNNSDAIGCLRMNMEGNNLTVLADHMHVQQIMWNLCNNAWRHSRKDENAITVLIRPSGRMHISIVVADNGKGVSPEMRNHLFEPFYTTEKQGTGLGLYVARELAYANLGQLHYHPEMNGFELILPREAADE